The following is a genomic window from Thermodesulfovibrionales bacterium.
ATCAGGCTCGCCCTCTTTGAGCCCGTGTCTCTGTCTGAGTAGGTGTCTGAGTTCATTTATATAAAAATTAAGATTTTCCCTGTCCTCAAACCTTATTCTGAAGGCTGAGATAAATCTTGTCTCATTCTGAAGTTTTCTCATAACAGTTGTGATTGGCATTATTATCCTGTCATCAAGGATGTCTCCTCCAGGGCTTGTTCCCCTTTCTGAAAGAACACCAACTACCTGAACAGGTATCTTTCTTACAAAGATATATTTTCCAACAGGGTCTTCATCTCCAAAGAGCTGCCTTACCACATGAAGACCCATTAGACATACGTTTTTCATTCCCCTTACATCTTCTTCTGTAAAATCAGAGCCCTGTATAACTGGCCAGGTCCAGACCCTGCTGTACTGACTTGTTGAACCGATTACAAGGGTCTGGTGTCTTTTATTTTTGTAGGATACATTTACCTCCCTTACAGCAGTCATCGGTACAACCAGATAGGCAGTGGAAAACTCCCTTCTTATAGCCTCAACATCTTCAAGTGTAATTGTTCTCTGCCTCTGACCGAGTGCCCTGATCTCCTCTGAACCACCGAAGACAAGGAGTGAGTCAGGTCCAAAGGCAGCAACTATTTCAAGAGCCTTTTCATAGGCTCCCTCTGTGGCTGCAACAATTATGGTAATGGATGAAACACCGAGGCCAACGCTCAAAAGACAGAAGAGTGTCCTCAATTTAAATGCCCTAATTGCTCTTATGGACTGAGAGAGTATATGTATAAAACGGTCCATCTTTAATATGATAGCATATGAAACAATAGTGCATCATGGAGGAAAAAGTATTGACAGACTTTTTATTTAATGATATTTTTACTAGTGAGGAATACAGTAAATGTAAATTTTATATTTCTGTTATCTTTACTATGCTTTTGAGCATGTGAGGATGGAACAATGGATGAGAAGTCACAGATTTGCATGATAATGGTAAAGGAGGATAAATCCTATAAACAAGCAGATATTGAAAGGGTTCTCAAAAAAGACTGGCCTGAGTTACTTGAAATAAAAAAACTTCAACGGAAAAGATGGAACAGCCACTTTTGATATTGGTGACTTTCATGCGGGAATAGGTCTTGTTCCTATACCGTTACCACCTTCAGAACTGGAATATCCTATCAATACAGCTATTTTCTGGGAAGATGCTGCTGAGAAGATTTCAAAACATAAAAAACATTATGTCATATTCACTGCCACAAAAAATAAAGACAGGACAATCATTGATGTTAATATAATTCTTACAAAATTAGCTAATTCCTTAAGTAAGTATTTTGATGCAATAGGAATATACTGGGGGGCTTCTTCACAGGTATTCTCAACTGAACTTTTTGATAAATACAGTAAATTGCTAAAAGATAATGTTTTGCCTTTGCCAGTATGGATAAAGGTCACTGGCTACAGAAAAGATAATGGTAACCTTTATCTTTACACTTTAGGTATGAAAAATTTTAATCACAGAGAAATGGAAATAATGGATTACAGAGGTAATTTTTCTGATGGCTATTTCTTTATGCTCGAATTAGCAAATTATCTGATGACCAGAGGTCCTGTTATAAAGGATGGAGACACGGTAGGTTATTCTGAAATAGAAAAAATTAAAATTAAATTTAAAAAATCCGAACTGGATGAAGATGAAGAAGTAATGAGTATTTTATTCTAACCTTGAACATCATAAATTACTTATAGGTAATGTAAAATTTTCTGTGTAAAATTAAAGAAAAAGGGGTGTATCCTCCATAATTAACAATGAATTTCTCAAAGAAAGGAGGACACACCCATGGCAGTGAAAGAACTCACTGACCTAAGTTTAACAGATTTATGGAGGGAATATCAAAGGAGTTTTAAGGATTTTTGGCAATTAAGTGATGAAGGGATTAAGGGCATGAGAGTTAGGTTATTAGAGGAGGCTTTGAAGGCAGAGCAGCTTGAGTATATAGGGTGTTTTGAGTATGAGAGGAGTGCAGGGAGGATGGATTACAGGATATTCACAGCAGTAATTAGCCAGTTAAATGAACATTGGCGGATAATTTAATAAGACAGGCCTTTGTGGTAAAAATGAAAGGTAATATATAGCAGGTTTTCGTTTACACAGAAGGCTTATCAAAACTTGACATGAATATGGAACAGATTAGAGCAGAATAAGGATTGACCAAACCTAAAAAGTTTCTCGAATTTTTTAGTGTAATTCTAAAAACTCTGGCGCGGCCAGGAGGATTTGAACCCCCGACCTACGGATTCGTAGTCCGCCGCTCTGTCCAGCTGAGCTATGGCCGCACCTCATAAGATTAACTCTTTTTAATTCCTTCTTTCAGGGTAATCCCGTACTTTTCGTGCTGGAATGGATGGATTGTGGGAAACTTTGAATATAGCCAACCCTTGAAAATCTCTTTATCGCCCTCATATACAATCACTCTTACAGCAGGATTGTTTGGCTCATTTGATGATGAGGTTATGGTAAGGCCATCCATCTTGAAATCAGGAAGGAATTCTCCAACCTTTATCTTAAGGTTTGAACCCGGTATTTTGTATTCACTGTTTAATTTCACAGTTACCTCTGAGGTCTTTCTTGCAATCTTATCCTCAATAAGGAGTTTTACAGCATCCCATTTCCCTTTTACAGCATCTGGCACTATTACCTTTGTCTCTCCAGGTGGCATCATAATACCTGTACCTGGTCCTGCAGGAGCCTGTGGAACCGGTTGTTCCTCTTTCTTCTTGCATGCACAAAGGGAGAACGCGATTAAAAAAGCTGCAATCAGTAGAAAAAGTTTTTTAGATATCCTTTTAGACCTCCTTTGTTCATTAAAGCCCTGAAAATCAGGGCTGCTTCTGTCCGAATCCTGATATCAGACCCTTTCTATGGCGGAGAGGCAGGGATTCGAACCCTGGGTGAGGTTTTACCCCCACAACCGCTTAGCAGGCGGCTGCCTTAGACCTACTCGGCCACCTCTCC
Proteins encoded in this region:
- a CDS encoding ABC transporter permease, which codes for MDRFIHILSQSIRAIRAFKLRTLFCLLSVGLGVSSITIIVAATEGAYEKALEIVAAFGPDSLLVFGGSEEIRALGQRQRTITLEDVEAIRREFSTAYLVVPMTAVREVNVSYKNKRHQTLVIGSTSQYSRVWTWPVIQGSDFTEEDVRGMKNVCLMGLHVVRQLFGDEDPVGKYIFVRKIPVQVVGVLSERGTSPGGDILDDRIIMPITTVMRKLQNETRFISAFRIRFEDRENLNFYINELRHLLRQRHGLKEGEPDDFRIVSPKEITRFLVALTGTLVAFLGVTGLISLIVAGFVLANLFLLSVRERISEIGIRRAVGASKRDIFLQFLGEAVILTTSGGLVGFILAVAGSKVLTLIFEFPMKFSWKAFTIGIVLSWLVGVIFGIQPARKAAELHPVEAIRG
- a CDS encoding DUF4261 domain-containing protein, giving the protein MLKDNVLPLPVWIKVTGYRKDNGNLYLYTLGMKNFNHREMEIMDYRGNFSDGYFFMLELANYLMTRGPVIKDGDTVGYSEIEKIKIKFKKSELDEDEEVMSILF
- a CDS encoding DUF2155 domain-containing protein, encoding MMPPGETKVIVPDAVKGKWDAVKLLIEDKIARKTSEVTVKLNSEYKIPGSNLKIKVGEFLPDFKMDGLTITSSSNEPNNPAVRVIVYEGDKEIFKGWLYSKFPTIHPFQHEKYGITLKEGIKKS